The sequence below is a genomic window from Dermacentor andersoni chromosome 6, qqDerAnde1_hic_scaffold, whole genome shotgun sequence.
GCCAcggtggtggcccaacacgtgacctcttgcgtcgagatcacggagcaaaaCTCGAGATTTGCGGAGACGTTAGATTCCCAGTAGCTACGTCAGTAGTTTTtcttcggtgcgcgcttgttcagctgccttGCCGtgactctgcctgcagagcgagaacactaaaaccaactgcgcactttgacgtgcaatcacgtgttgggccgacaggtttgacttcaatcgcgttgcggtacgCTCTCTCCTGTCTTTTCCCTTCCATGGCTGTGAGCTACATAGCTCCATATGGGATCGATGGTgtgtcgatgtggtggcgtacTTGAAACGATGAGTTATAAATTGCAGGCAGCGCGCAGAATGATTCCGAAGTCAGGCGCACCTTCGAATTTAAGGACACAGAAATCCCAAAGCGATATTGCGTCTTTTAATCGAGAACGCTACTACGCTTCTCAGCTTTCAAGGACTGTACGTTATAATTTTAGCGAGACCACAGTTACTGATgacgcgcttctttttttttttattgcgatatagacttgcccttaaggcataattcttgctgcgtatatgtgtattatatgtgtgctgtgaggcctgtgttgtgtatgaactGAAGCAGTGTTTAGTGGAATCTGttgacgcgcttgactcgcttcTAATGCACGTAGTGTTGGGATTCACGTCTGAGCAATAGATTCAATATGACTTCACGAAAATTGTCCTAGTCAGTGAACAGTTGTGGACTTGGAGTGTGATCTCCGTGAActgtttttattctttcttgaGTCCAAATTTTGCAAGAAATAACATGTGTTTTCTTTCAAAATgtagagagagagtaagagacagagagagagagagagtggcagCTGGTATTTCCTACTAGGCACCAATTTCTCGTTAAACAATTGCAATAAATTTGTTAAAAATGCCTGACACCTGCACAATTTGTGAATATAAagtttaaattatttttttcacacaAGCCGGAATGACAGTGACACTCTCTGCAAGTGTATTCACGCGCTGTATGCATCACGAATTATTTTTGCTCGTAAACGTAGAAGAAATGTGCAGGCCACAATACTCTTGCCTCGTTTTCCTATATTTCTAACAACCGTTTACCTGTACTTGCATGATCAGACAGCATTCCGATTCGATCTGTCCAGTTTAAAGAATTGAGTCGCCGCACCTTACCTTGAGAGCTATCTAAGGACAATGAACCAGTGCCTTATCAAGCGCTGAGGAAATCCTTGAGTGTTAATGGCTCtgtagataaataaaaagaagctgATTTAAACATGAAAGCTCGATAATCGCCAAACGAGGGCTTGTGCGAGCtcctttgactctgtagtgctaTTCGTGAACCGTCACTTTacccccatctctctctttctctcccttctttctattcctctactcccttcccccagcgcagggtagccaacaagactcttgactggttaagatccctgcctttcttttatctctctctatctctcttgccTGCGCACATCGACATCATTGTCCTTGACGTCTGATGTTGAAAAATACAGGTGACTGGCTTCGATGTACAATCAGCCTAAATTTACAAGTACGGTGGTCCTCTGAGATCAAAAATAAGCCCTGCGATTCTCAATTTTGGCCTTGGAGAATGCTAGTTCATGTGTTTCTGAGACACTTAAGAAAGACTAAGAACACACCTTCTTCTGCAACTGCATCATATGGTCATCAGTATCTAAGAATAGAGTTGACTTTTTCAAAACAAGTGTTTTCTCGACGTCAAGTCGATATGTAACGGGAGCGATCCAGTGATTACTCTTCTAGGCCACACTTTATTGCACGAAGAGAGGTGGGTAAAAAACGCAAAGTAATAAACGAACACGTTCTTTTTTTCAACAGAAAAcaagaataaataaattgaaaacaaaccCTGCATGCACATGACATCGACAAGCAAATCTCTATATATGCGAATACGGAGCAAATAAATAGTATCATCACATATACGACAAACGAGACACACACAAAAGCAGGCACTTaaacgaaacaaacaaaaaaaacaacaataaagaaagagtACGGGAGTAATAGCGACACGGAAGTTCGGCACATAAGTACACGGCTGCAAAGACTGAAACGATATCTAGTGAAAAGTGGACGGAGTGAATAAGAAGCGTAATCTAAGAGGAAACATACAGCGAGGAACGATAATTGGATAAGATGCGCACCAGCAGCGGTGCGTGGTCACCATACAGTGTAATACAGCAGGGGCCTACAAAGTATAGCGACGAAAGTAGAACAGGAACACGAAAAAGGagagacacaaaaagaaaaaaagaaagtaacgggCAGCACAATACCCTCATGGTTAGAAAAGAAGTAACGCAGGACCTCGTGTATAGTCTGAAGACGCGAACTAAGGCAGCGGCGCTGTCCGGTTAAGGGATTTCATGCCCAGCAGGAAGGCGTACAGCGGTGGTCGACAGAAGACAAGGAAGTCGTGAGAGTTCTAAGGAACAGTGTGGCTTCAAGAAGATTTCCCGCTTCCCTCCTTAGGCCCTGAAGGGAGCACCGAGGAGAGCGCCCTCTGCGGCGTGGGCGGCATCGGGACCGGACAGGGCGCTCGACGTGAAGGTGGTGTCGGCTGCCGGCCTGGACTCGGTGCCGGGCTCGTTGGTGACCACGTCGGCCCTGTAGCCGAACTCGTCGGCCACGTAGGTGACCACGCGGGTGCGTCCGTCACCGAGGCTCAGGGAGTAACGGCCGGACACGCGGCCGCTGCCGTCACCGGTCTCCTCGTGACCGTGGCTACCCTCGATGTCGTTGGAGACGTAGCCGAAGGAGTACGGCTGGGGCACCTCCACGGGGGCGGCGATCAGCTGGCAGCTGACGCTCAGGGCGCAGGCGGCCAGCACGGCGATGGTAAGCTGGGTAAAGGGTAGAGAGCAGGCAAAGCGAGTATTGTGAGTGCTTTTTCGGCATGCCGAAGAGTCATTGAACGTGGCTCGAATGTCCGTACTCAAACGCGGTGGCATCACGTTAGGTGTGATACGCCTAATTTCGAATCCCGATGCACTACACGCCCATTCTTCCCTGTGGAGTAGTCGTAACTGACCTCTGGTATCGGAGCCTACCCATGCCAATAGTTTACGGGTGAAATGTCGAACATAGAAGCCGGGCATGTCGGTTGCAAGACTTGCGCCGCACATTTGCAGCGCCAAAGACAGGCACGTAACATGTAATCAAGAGGACGGGGGTCCGTCCTGTCACCGTCATCCTGCGCGTTTGTCTTAAGTGCTGCAAACAAGTGGAACAAAAGCCTTCACTCTCAGGCACTATCGACGTAGGTCTGAACGCTTCAAAATTTTGTTCGCGTCTGATTGCGGTGGTCATACCGCTGACACTCTGCAAGAATCGGCGTGCACCAGCCGCATGAGCCAATTTCTCAACTTATATATGTTGCGCCCCCCTCCGAGCGCCCCCCTCCGAGCCTTTGGCCGGGCAGCTAGCTGTTGGTATAATCCCGTCGCAGGAACTGTCAACAGGCGTAACTGAGTTTTCCGGCGTGAAGGTATATCCGTTTGTGCGGCGAGTGGTTCTTGGCTGCGTGATGGAGCGTAGCTGTGCAATTTTCCACTGCAGGACGCCGCAATCGTCGCTTCCGTCTCTGCCCAGTCGTGGATACGAGCGCGCTTACCGTGttcatggctgctgctgctgccgctgtggtggATGGTAGAAGACCGAGAGTGGGACCCTCACTCAGACAACCAGGCTTTTATATTCTGTCAGCGGGGCACCAGTTCGGCACGCTTATCAATGACAAAGGCCATAAAGTGCTCCCTCTCCTTGTAGTAATCGTCCTTTGGTCTTTTCGGCATTATCCACGTCCTTTATTTTCACAAAGCCTCTCGCCTCCCCTTGTCGCGCGCATGCGGAGTCGTCGTCGTGGAGcgcctggcaaaaaaaaagaaactaaaaaagaaaagcgagaaaacGAGATCagatttctttttcgttcgcatCTACCAACAAATGCGGCGGCAGCGAGGGAGGGTAGAAGGCGCTTAGCGGGCGCGCGGAATCACTTCTCTGCAAGGTGTGCAGGCAAGTGAGCGCTATCCGCTCCGGGAGGGCCAAAGTATATCGCG
It includes:
- the LOC126521473 gene encoding cuticle protein 10.9-like, with translation MNTLTIAVLAACALSVSCQLIAAPVEVPQPYSFGYVSNDIEGSHGHEETGDGSGRVSGRYSLSLGDGRTRVVTYVADEFGYRADVVTNEPGTESRPAADTTFTSSALSGPDAAHAAEGALLGAPFRA